In Pseudoalteromonas carrageenovora IAM 12662, the following proteins share a genomic window:
- a CDS encoding YdcH family protein has translation MLGEDHSLTNDFPQYLNTIAELNKSDTEFAKKADKYDKLDKEIRVLELKDAPISDEQMHQLKHDRSELKDWLYERLQQE, from the coding sequence ATGTTAGGCGAAGACCACTCACTCACCAATGACTTCCCGCAATATCTAAATACCATTGCAGAGCTAAATAAAAGCGATACCGAGTTTGCAAAAAAAGCAGATAAGTACGACAAGCTAGACAAAGAAATAAGAGTATTAGAACTTAAAGATGCCCCGATCAGCGATGAACAAATGCACCAGCTAAAGCATGACCGTTCTGAGTTAAAAGATTGGCTCTACGAACGTTTACAACAAGAATAG
- a CDS encoding zinc-dependent alcohol dehydrogenase family protein, whose amino-acid sequence MKAMTINNFGGTEEFVAAEVAKPQVTAGNVLVRIAATSVNTIDMMIRQMGADLPFAPKLPGILGMDFAGTIEAVGEGVTEFAVGDEIYGCAGGLGDLPGALAEFMLADKRLIAHKPKNLTMKEAAAIPLVGITALEGLTRANVSAGEKVLVHGGAGGVGHLAVQLAKHFGADVYSTGGNAEQLALIESFGATGINFKDETVEQYVEKHTSNVGFDMVFDTVGGGNLTNSFAAAKLNAQVSTTLSLLELDLSPVHFKGLSLNVIFMLIPMIHDFNRQDHGDKLAKLAQIVEAGGMRPVLDEQDFTLADTAKAHDRLASGQAIGKVVINVQ is encoded by the coding sequence ATGAAAGCAATGACAATTAATAATTTTGGTGGCACTGAAGAGTTTGTAGCAGCTGAGGTTGCAAAACCACAAGTAACAGCAGGTAATGTGTTAGTTCGTATTGCCGCAACAAGCGTAAATACAATTGATATGATGATTCGTCAAATGGGTGCTGACTTACCATTTGCTCCAAAGTTACCTGGTATTTTAGGGATGGACTTTGCGGGTACCATTGAAGCAGTTGGTGAAGGCGTAACAGAATTTGCAGTAGGCGACGAAATTTACGGTTGTGCGGGTGGACTAGGCGACTTACCAGGTGCGCTTGCAGAGTTTATGCTTGCAGATAAGCGTTTAATTGCTCACAAACCTAAAAACCTAACAATGAAAGAAGCAGCAGCTATTCCACTTGTAGGTATTACAGCACTTGAAGGTTTAACACGTGCAAATGTAAGCGCAGGCGAAAAAGTATTAGTGCACGGCGGAGCGGGTGGTGTAGGCCATTTAGCGGTACAACTTGCTAAGCATTTTGGCGCAGATGTTTACTCAACAGGCGGTAACGCTGAGCAATTAGCCCTTATTGAAAGCTTTGGCGCAACAGGCATTAACTTTAAAGACGAAACTGTAGAGCAATACGTTGAAAAACACACAAGCAACGTTGGTTTTGATATGGTGTTTGACACTGTAGGTGGCGGTAACCTGACTAACTCTTTTGCAGCGGCAAAATTAAATGCTCAGGTATCTACAACGCTTTCTTTATTAGAGCTTGATTTAAGCCCTGTGCACTTTAAAGGCTTATCGTTAAATGTAATCTTTATGCTTATACCCATGATCCACGACTTTAACCGTCAAGATCATGGCGACAAACTAGCAAAGCTTGCACAAATTGTTGAAGCAGGCGGCATGCGCCCAGTACTTGATGAGCAAGACTTTACACTTGCCGATACTGCTAAAGCACACGACCGTTTAGCTAGCGGCCAAGCAATAGGTAAAGTGGTTATAAATGTACAATAA
- the astD gene encoding succinylglutamate-semialdehyde dehydrogenase, translating into MTHPAQFINGQWSQGQGTEFNSVNPANNDVIWQASSATADQVDAAVNSAREAFYAWADKSFAERLEIVKAFAAQLKENSEELAITIAQETGKPLWETRTEAGAMVGKIAISEKAFLERTGDVENAMPLGRAMIRHKPHGVVAVFGPYNFPGHLPNGHIVPALLAGNTVVFKPSELTPKVAELTLKLWEKAGLPAGVINLVQGEVETGKALAAHKGIDGLFFTGSSRTGHILHEQFAGQPGKILALEMGGNNPLIITDVEDTKAVVHDIIQSAFISSGQRCTCARKLFLPKGSKGDAILERLITATKAIKVGNYDDADQPFMGSMISSAAAAGMVKAQSELVELGAQVLVELEHTANTGFVTPGIIECSAISDFPDEEHFGPLLKVFRFESFDQAIDKANDTTFGLSAGLLSDSEADYDHFLRRIRAGIVNWNRPITGASSAAPFGGIGASGNHRASAYYAADYCAYPVASVELEKVAMPATLSPGLKID; encoded by the coding sequence ATGACTCATCCTGCACAATTTATTAATGGTCAATGGTCACAAGGCCAAGGCACAGAATTTAACTCAGTAAACCCTGCAAATAACGACGTTATTTGGCAAGCATCATCAGCAACTGCTGATCAAGTTGATGCCGCTGTAAATTCAGCGCGTGAAGCATTTTACGCATGGGCTGATAAAAGCTTTGCTGAGCGTTTAGAAATAGTTAAAGCATTCGCAGCACAATTAAAAGAAAACAGCGAAGAGCTTGCAATTACTATTGCTCAAGAAACTGGTAAGCCACTGTGGGAAACGCGTACTGAAGCGGGCGCTATGGTTGGTAAAATTGCCATTTCTGAAAAAGCATTTTTAGAGCGCACTGGCGACGTAGAAAACGCAATGCCATTAGGGCGTGCCATGATCCGTCATAAGCCACATGGCGTGGTAGCGGTATTTGGCCCGTATAACTTCCCAGGGCATTTACCTAACGGGCACATTGTTCCTGCGCTTTTAGCGGGTAACACGGTTGTGTTTAAACCATCAGAGCTAACACCAAAAGTTGCCGAGCTTACGCTTAAACTATGGGAAAAAGCAGGTTTGCCAGCAGGCGTCATTAACCTTGTTCAAGGTGAAGTAGAAACGGGTAAAGCCCTTGCTGCTCACAAAGGTATTGATGGCTTGTTCTTTACCGGTTCTTCACGCACGGGTCATATTTTACATGAGCAGTTTGCAGGTCAGCCGGGTAAAATTTTAGCGCTTGAAATGGGTGGCAATAACCCACTTATTATTACCGACGTTGAAGATACTAAAGCAGTTGTACACGATATTATTCAATCGGCGTTTATATCAAGCGGCCAGCGTTGTACGTGTGCACGTAAATTGTTTTTACCTAAAGGTAGCAAAGGCGATGCAATTTTAGAGCGCCTTATCACTGCAACTAAAGCCATTAAAGTAGGTAACTACGATGATGCAGATCAGCCGTTTATGGGCTCTATGATCTCATCAGCGGCAGCAGCAGGCATGGTTAAAGCACAAAGCGAGCTTGTTGAACTTGGCGCTCAAGTATTAGTAGAGCTTGAGCACACAGCAAATACGGGCTTTGTAACGCCGGGTATTATTGAGTGTTCAGCTATTAGTGATTTCCCAGATGAAGAACATTTTGGACCACTTTTAAAAGTATTCCGTTTTGAGAGCTTTGACCAAGCAATTGATAAAGCAAACGACACAACGTTTGGTTTATCAGCTGGCTTACTAAGTGACAGCGAAGCCGACTATGACCACTTTTTACGTCGTATTCGCGCGGGTATTGTTAACTGGAACCGCCCAATTACTGGCGCATCAAGCGCAGCACCATTTGGTGGTATTGGCGCGTCGGGTAATCACAGAGCAAGTGCGTATTACGCAGCCGATTACTGTGCATACCCAGTTGCTTCTGTAGAGCTTGAAAAAGTAGCGATGCCGGCAACATTAAGCCCAGGCTTAAAAATAGATTAA
- the astA gene encoding arginine N-succinyltransferase, with amino-acid sequence MMILRPIQQNDYSALLKIAHESGHGFTSLPLNEELLQKKIDHSVSSFAKQTSQPGDEGYLFVLEDSETGEVVGTSAIEAAVGLDDAFYHYHLSKVIHSSRTLDVYKAVDILTLCNDYTGATELCTLFLKDGYRKNCNGKLLSKARFMFIKQHQARFAQTVIAEMRGVSDESGSSPFWQWLEEHFFSMDFPTADYLTGIGQKVFIAELMPKYPIYVNLLSKDAQAVIGKVHDNTRPAIELLKSEGFTFNGYVDIFDAGPTVEAKVDNIATIRNAHNFKVEIGEASGDTMVLLANEKLESFRATVAPMSYDNRADSLVLSQELADALQLQSGDIVSATPV; translated from the coding sequence ATGATGATCCTTCGCCCAATCCAGCAAAATGATTACTCAGCATTACTGAAAATTGCCCACGAATCAGGGCATGGTTTTACGTCTTTGCCTTTAAATGAAGAGCTATTACAAAAGAAGATTGACCATTCAGTAAGCTCATTTGCTAAACAAACGTCACAACCCGGTGACGAAGGCTACTTGTTTGTTCTTGAAGATAGCGAAACCGGTGAAGTAGTTGGCACATCTGCAATAGAAGCAGCTGTTGGCCTTGATGATGCATTTTATCATTACCACTTAAGTAAAGTGATTCATTCATCACGCACATTAGACGTATACAAAGCGGTTGATATTTTAACGCTATGTAACGACTACACCGGTGCAACAGAATTATGTACGCTATTTTTAAAAGATGGATATCGTAAAAACTGTAACGGTAAACTTCTTTCAAAAGCGCGCTTTATGTTTATTAAGCAACATCAGGCGCGTTTTGCACAAACCGTAATCGCAGAAATGCGCGGTGTGTCTGACGAAAGCGGCAGTAGCCCTTTTTGGCAGTGGTTAGAAGAGCACTTTTTCTCAATGGACTTTCCTACAGCCGACTACCTAACAGGTATTGGCCAAAAGGTATTTATTGCAGAGCTAATGCCAAAGTACCCAATTTACGTAAACTTGCTAAGCAAAGATGCGCAAGCGGTCATTGGTAAAGTGCACGACAACACACGCCCAGCTATTGAGCTTTTAAAAAGCGAAGGTTTTACGTTTAACGGCTACGTAGACATTTTTGACGCCGGCCCAACGGTTGAAGCAAAAGTAGATAACATTGCCACTATTCGTAATGCACATAACTTTAAAGTTGAAATAGGCGAAGCATCAGGCGACACCATGGTGCTTTTAGCCAACGAAAAGCTTGAAAGTTTTAGAGCAACTGTAGCGCCAATGTCGTATGACAACAGAGCAGACAGCCTTGTTTTATCGCAAGAGTTAGCCGATGCATTGCAACTACAATCTGGCGATATTGTTAGCGCAACCCCAGTTTAA
- a CDS encoding OsmC family protein: MQANVKWVEGDTFIGRSNSNHNVVFDGGSDSAAPSPMEMVLMSVGCCSSVDVVSILKKSKQDFSDVQVQLSAERAETAPRVFTKINLHFVVKGNNVSEKHLARAVSLSAEKYCSVALMLDKTVEITHSHEVVQDQVK, encoded by the coding sequence ATGCAAGCAAATGTAAAATGGGTTGAAGGCGATACATTTATTGGTCGTTCTAATTCTAACCACAATGTTGTTTTTGATGGTGGTAGCGATAGCGCAGCACCAAGCCCAATGGAAATGGTTTTAATGTCAGTTGGGTGTTGTTCATCAGTTGACGTGGTTAGCATTTTAAAAAAATCAAAACAAGACTTTTCAGACGTTCAAGTACAATTAAGTGCTGAGCGCGCAGAAACAGCCCCACGCGTATTTACTAAAATCAACTTACACTTTGTTGTTAAAGGCAATAATGTGTCGGAAAAACACCTTGCTCGTGCAGTTTCGCTCTCTGCGGAAAAGTATTGTTCGGTGGCTTTAATGCTTGATAAAACAGTAGAAATTACCCATAGCCACGAAGTTGTGCAAGATCAGGTAAAATAA
- a CDS encoding aspartate aminotransferase family protein, with product MTVNRELFDQVMVPNYAPSSVIPVRGEGSRVWDQQGREFIDFAGGIAVNCLGHCHPALVGALKEQGEKIWHLSNVMTNEPALRLAKKMVDATFADKVYFANSGAEANEAALKLARRFALDKFGAEKSQIIAFNKGFHGRTFFTVTVGGQAAYSDGFGPKPGDIVHCDYNDLAAFEKLISDKTCAVMMEPLQGEGGIVSPTDEFAQGVRDLCTKHNALLIFDEVQTGVGRTGDLYAYQGLNVVPDILTSAKALGGGFPIGAMITTTEIAQHLKVGTHGSTYGGNPLACAVAEAAFDTVNTPEVLAGVKEKAALFNELLAAVNEKYNVFSEIRGQGLLIGAVVNEQYKGRAKEFLVAGTEQGLMSLVAGADVVRFTPSLVITEADIREGMARFEKAVASVVNA from the coding sequence ATGACAGTCAATCGCGAATTATTTGATCAAGTAATGGTTCCTAACTACGCACCTTCAAGCGTAATTCCTGTTCGAGGCGAAGGCTCTCGCGTATGGGATCAACAAGGTCGAGAATTTATCGATTTTGCTGGTGGTATTGCAGTTAACTGTCTAGGCCATTGCCACCCTGCATTAGTAGGCGCATTAAAAGAGCAAGGCGAAAAAATTTGGCATCTTTCAAATGTAATGACCAACGAGCCAGCACTTCGCCTAGCTAAAAAAATGGTTGATGCTACCTTTGCCGACAAAGTTTATTTTGCCAACTCTGGTGCAGAAGCAAACGAAGCCGCACTTAAGCTAGCGCGTCGTTTTGCACTTGATAAATTTGGCGCAGAAAAATCACAAATCATCGCATTCAACAAAGGTTTCCACGGTCGTACATTCTTTACCGTAACTGTTGGCGGCCAAGCGGCATACTCAGATGGTTTTGGCCCTAAGCCTGGCGACATTGTTCATTGTGATTACAACGACCTAGCTGCTTTTGAAAAACTAATTAGCGACAAAACATGTGCCGTAATGATGGAGCCACTTCAAGGTGAGGGCGGTATTGTTTCGCCAACTGATGAGTTTGCTCAAGGTGTTCGCGATTTATGTACTAAACACAACGCACTGCTTATTTTTGATGAGGTACAAACAGGTGTTGGCCGTACTGGCGATTTATACGCATACCAAGGCTTAAACGTAGTACCTGATATTTTAACTTCAGCTAAAGCACTTGGCGGCGGTTTTCCTATTGGCGCTATGATCACAACTACTGAGATTGCACAGCATCTTAAAGTAGGTACTCACGGTTCTACATACGGTGGTAACCCACTAGCGTGCGCTGTTGCAGAAGCTGCATTCGATACCGTAAATACACCTGAAGTACTTGCTGGCGTAAAAGAAAAAGCAGCGTTATTTAACGAGCTACTTGCAGCGGTAAACGAAAAATACAACGTATTTAGCGAAATTCGTGGCCAAGGTTTATTAATTGGTGCAGTAGTAAACGAGCAATATAAAGGCCGTGCTAAAGAGTTTTTAGTAGCGGGTACTGAGCAAGGCTTAATGTCATTAGTGGCAGGCGCTGACGTAGTTCGTTTTACTCCTTCACTAGTCATTACCGAAGCAGACATTCGCGAAGGTATGGCACGCTTTGAAAAAGCAGTAGCAAGCGTAGTAAACGCATAA
- a CDS encoding HDOD domain-containing protein, whose amino-acid sequence MTELVTQQRIAKVLDQRAHDLLLGHSFAHQQIGFIHTLDIDYGEPMKQRTLLQVEVAAQQKRQQSSTAHHKYRAQASEQLHKVIETAIFKQLEDMDGVIHSTIGIEDGIASILDILAVKSASVGRLEPLVNDLSWLGRELVTLVNLPYYRNQRSKNTSVKVDSPSLALRYIGLDNLQLVIPTFAVRHWMPHSTDPFSLLKRRLRDSAMANAIAAQKIAELNEVNPIHAFTLGMLLDVGRIALVRLYLKTFEQVWQRKVQIARQEQQKDLHTALLELKPDPLFLTTLLSNKSLAISAQVIEQMAFKYLPFKGVMQQLVHGVDKNDEMLPLTNIMLKARCYSQYLNLKEHQLIEPDETLSWFSYFKFTKTELKTLQTSNFTNLAIQID is encoded by the coding sequence ATGACTGAACTTGTAACCCAGCAGCGTATTGCCAAAGTATTAGACCAACGAGCACATGATTTATTGCTTGGGCACAGCTTTGCACATCAGCAAATTGGTTTCATTCATACCCTTGATATAGATTACGGCGAACCGATGAAGCAGCGCACCTTGTTGCAGGTTGAAGTGGCCGCGCAACAAAAGCGCCAGCAAAGCAGTACAGCACATCATAAATATCGTGCACAAGCGAGTGAACAGCTGCATAAAGTAATCGAAACCGCAATTTTTAAACAGCTCGAAGATATGGACGGTGTTATACACAGCACCATAGGTATTGAAGACGGCATTGCCAGTATACTCGACATACTTGCAGTAAAATCGGCATCTGTTGGGCGCCTTGAGCCCTTAGTTAACGATTTAAGCTGGCTAGGTCGCGAGCTTGTAACCTTGGTTAATTTGCCTTATTACCGTAATCAACGCAGTAAAAACACTTCAGTTAAAGTAGACAGCCCCTCATTGGCGCTTCGTTATATTGGGCTTGATAACTTACAGCTAGTCATTCCTACATTTGCAGTACGTCATTGGATGCCACACAGTACTGATCCATTTTCACTTTTAAAGCGCAGGCTACGCGACAGCGCGATGGCCAATGCTATTGCAGCACAAAAAATAGCAGAGCTTAACGAGGTAAACCCTATACATGCTTTTACTTTGGGTATGTTATTAGATGTAGGGCGAATTGCATTAGTACGTTTATATTTAAAAACGTTTGAGCAGGTATGGCAGCGCAAAGTACAAATTGCACGACAAGAGCAACAAAAAGACTTACACACTGCTTTATTAGAGCTAAAACCCGACCCGCTATTTTTAACTACGTTACTTAGTAATAAGTCTTTAGCGATAAGCGCTCAAGTTATTGAGCAAATGGCGTTTAAGTATTTACCGTTTAAAGGAGTAATGCAGCAGCTTGTTCATGGTGTAGATAAAAATGACGAAATGCTACCTTTAACCAACATTATGCTAAAAGCACGTTGTTACTCTCAATATCTCAATTTAAAAGAGCACCAACTTATTGAGCCCGACGAAACACTGTCGTGGTTTTCGTATTTTAAGTTCACTAAAACGGAACTAAAAACCCTTCAAACAAGTAATTTTACCAATTTAGCTATCCAAATTGACTAA
- a CDS encoding anthranilate synthase component II: MLLMIDNYDSFTYNLVQYFQRLDQDVLVKRNDEISVAQIKQLNPQHIVISPGPCTPNEAGVSLSVVEQLKGQFPILGICLGHQTIAQALGGDVIRAKKVMHGKTSPIVHTNKGVFKGLVNPLTVCRYHSLVVKHQSLPSELEITAWSQTEQGEFDEIMGLLHTELAIEGVQFHPEAILTEHGLQLLDNFLTRF, translated from the coding sequence ATGCTGTTAATGATCGATAACTACGATTCGTTTACGTATAACCTAGTACAATATTTTCAGCGCTTAGACCAAGACGTTTTGGTAAAGCGTAATGACGAAATATCTGTTGCACAAATAAAGCAACTAAACCCGCAGCATATTGTTATTTCACCTGGGCCATGTACGCCTAATGAGGCGGGCGTATCACTGAGTGTTGTTGAGCAGCTAAAAGGGCAGTTTCCTATTTTAGGCATTTGCCTAGGGCATCAAACTATTGCGCAAGCATTAGGCGGTGACGTAATTAGAGCCAAAAAAGTAATGCACGGGAAAACATCGCCCATAGTGCATACTAATAAAGGTGTATTTAAAGGTTTGGTAAATCCATTAACGGTATGTCGTTATCATTCGCTGGTGGTTAAGCATCAAAGCCTACCGAGTGAATTAGAAATAACAGCATGGAGCCAAACCGAGCAAGGTGAGTTTGACGAGATTATGGGCTTACTTCATACCGAGCTTGCAATAGAAGGTGTGCAGTTTCACCCTGAAGCAATTTTAACTGAGCATGGTCTGCAATTGCTTGATAACTTTTTAACTCGCTTCTAA
- the speD gene encoding adenosylmethionine decarboxylase: MNKPFDKLKLHGFNNLTKSLSFSIYDICYAKTEQQRKEYIEYIDEQYSADRLTDILGEVVDIIGANILNVARQDYEPQGASVTILVSEEPVEEQQNYDADEAPGPLPDSVVAHLDKSHICVHTYPEAHPDDGICTFRADIEVSTCGIISPLKALNFLIHSLESDVVTIDYRVRGFTRDINGVKHYIDHAINSIQNFMTEDTKEAYQMMDVNVYQENLFHTKMMLKETDLNTYLFGLSTDELSDEEEEEIRSKLTREMQEIFYGRNLPDTE; the protein is encoded by the coding sequence ATGAACAAACCCTTCGATAAACTTAAACTTCATGGTTTTAATAATTTAACTAAAAGTTTGAGCTTTAGTATTTACGACATTTGCTACGCAAAGACCGAGCAGCAACGTAAAGAATATATTGAATATATCGATGAGCAGTACAGTGCAGATAGACTAACCGACATTTTAGGTGAAGTTGTTGATATTATTGGTGCCAACATTTTAAATGTAGCTCGCCAAGATTATGAACCGCAAGGCGCAAGTGTAACTATTTTGGTTTCGGAAGAACCAGTAGAAGAGCAGCAAAATTACGATGCTGACGAAGCACCAGGCCCATTACCTGATTCAGTTGTTGCGCACCTAGATAAAAGCCACATTTGTGTACACACATACCCAGAAGCTCACCCTGATGATGGTATTTGTACATTCCGCGCTGATATTGAAGTATCTACGTGTGGCATTATTTCGCCACTTAAGGCGTTAAACTTCTTAATTCATAGTCTTGAGTCAGACGTAGTAACAATTGACTACCGTGTACGTGGTTTTACCCGCGACATTAACGGTGTTAAACACTACATAGACCACGCTATTAACTCAATTCAAAACTTCATGACAGAAGATACCAAAGAAGCGTACCAAATGATGGACGTGAACGTGTATCAAGAAAACCTGTTCCATACCAAAATGATGTTAAAAGAAACCGACTTAAATACCTATTTATTCGGCCTTTCTACTGATGAGTTATCGGATGAAGAAGAAGAAGAGATTCGCTCTAAACTGACTCGCGAGATGCAAGAAATATTCTATGGCCGTAACCTGCCAGACACAGAATAA
- a CDS encoding DUF3802 family protein translates to MVLDRQGYDDLIMYLTQNLALFEKPGEIKPGAPTVMELIEDVIAHNVMLICEQHTNLNTEQRSQIVREVDGIVYDLQEVLSSITSQPVTVEQHAFIDEFASLIKNLFDSAVTQES, encoded by the coding sequence ATGGTTTTAGACAGGCAAGGGTACGATGATTTGATCATGTATCTAACTCAAAATTTAGCTTTATTTGAGAAGCCAGGCGAAATTAAACCAGGTGCACCTACGGTTATGGAACTAATTGAAGACGTAATAGCCCATAACGTTATGCTTATTTGTGAGCAACACACAAACCTTAATACCGAACAACGCAGTCAAATTGTGCGTGAAGTTGACGGGATAGTTTACGATTTACAAGAAGTCCTTAGTAGCATTACCTCACAGCCTGTTACGGTTGAACAGCATGCCTTTATAGACGAGTTTGCAAGCTTAATTAAAAACTTGTTCGATAGCGCTGTAACTCAAGAGTCTTAA